One genomic segment of Chitinophaga sancti includes these proteins:
- a CDS encoding DegT/DnrJ/EryC1/StrS family aminotransferase, with the protein MVPIQMVDLKRQYNKIKPQVDAAMAEVLESAAYINGAPVQKFTSALQDYLGVKHVIPCANGTDALQIAIMALDLQPGDEVITPSFTFIATAEVIALLQLKPVFVDVDPKTFCLDPVAVEKAITPKTKAIVPVHLYGHSADMEPIMEISRKHNIPVIEDNAQAIGGTYTFSDGTVKKTGAIGQIGCTSFFPSKNLGCYGDGGALFTNDDTLAAKIKMIANHGQSQRYYHDVVGINSRLDTLQAVVLNIKLPLLDEYIKARRAVADAYDAAFANHPKITVPFRAANSYHVYHQYTLQLEGADRLALQQYLAEQQVPAMIYYPVPAHKQKMFANFGGADFNLPITDSLTSKVISLPIHTEMDADQLNHIIHSVLSFLNQTSK; encoded by the coding sequence ATGGTTCCGATTCAAATGGTGGATCTCAAACGCCAATACAACAAGATAAAACCGCAGGTAGATGCTGCTATGGCGGAAGTTTTAGAAAGTGCAGCTTATATTAATGGTGCGCCAGTACAGAAATTTACGTCGGCTCTGCAAGACTATCTGGGAGTAAAGCACGTAATTCCCTGTGCCAACGGTACCGATGCATTACAGATCGCCATCATGGCGCTGGATCTGCAACCTGGTGATGAAGTCATTACACCATCCTTTACCTTTATTGCTACAGCCGAAGTAATAGCTCTCCTACAGCTTAAACCCGTTTTCGTTGATGTAGACCCAAAGACTTTCTGTCTTGACCCGGTGGCAGTTGAAAAGGCCATCACACCAAAAACCAAAGCAATCGTTCCTGTGCACCTGTATGGCCATAGTGCTGACATGGAGCCAATTATGGAAATTTCCCGCAAGCACAATATTCCTGTTATCGAAGATAACGCCCAGGCCATCGGTGGTACTTACACCTTCTCCGATGGAACTGTGAAGAAAACCGGTGCTATCGGTCAGATAGGCTGTACTTCCTTCTTCCCTTCCAAGAACCTGGGGTGCTATGGTGATGGCGGAGCCCTGTTCACTAACGACGACACCCTGGCTGCAAAGATCAAAATGATCGCCAACCACGGACAGTCTCAACGTTACTATCATGATGTAGTGGGTATCAATTCCCGCCTGGATACACTACAGGCGGTGGTATTGAACATCAAGCTCCCGCTGCTGGATGAGTATATCAAGGCCCGTCGTGCTGTAGCTGACGCCTACGATGCAGCATTTGCCAACCATCCGAAGATCACGGTTCCTTTCCGTGCGGCAAACAGCTATCACGTATATCACCAGTATACATTACAACTCGAAGGTGCAGACCGTCTTGCACTTCAACAATATTTAGCTGAGCAGCAAGTTCCTGCTATGATTTATTATCCTGTACCTGCTCACAAGCAAAAGATGTTTGCCAATTTTGGCGGCGCTGATTTTAACCTGCCTATTACAGACTCTCTGACGTCCAAAGTGATCTCCTTACCGATCCACACCGAAATGGATGCAGACCAATTGAATCACATTATTCACTCCGTTCTTTCATTTTTAAATCAAACCTCCAAATGA
- a CDS encoding UDP-glucose/GDP-mannose dehydrogenase family protein, translating to MKITVVGTGYVGLVTGTCFAETGNDVTCVDIDAAKVNKLSGGQITIYEPGLEKLFERNLKENRLQFTTDLAAGVKDAEVIFLALPTPPGEDGSADLSYILKVAEQLGNIITDYKVIVDKSTVPVGTADKVQATIAQNCKCEFDVVSNPEFLREGVAVDDFMKPDRVVIGTRSERARKVMGELFGPFVRQGNPILFMDEKSAELTKYAANSFLATKISFMNEIAILCEKLGADVDMVRRGVGSDDRIGKRFLFPGIGYGGSCFPKDVQALVKSSEDVGYNFSILNAVMDVNEKQKLFLLPKINAFFNNDLKGKHFALWGLAFKPNTDDIREAPALYIIDALVSAGATITVHDPEAMENVKRLLGDKVSYASHQYDCLDNADALVIATEWSVFRTPDFEKIKSTLNNPLIFDGRNLFDVARMQELGFHYESVGRAAATI from the coding sequence ATGAAAATTACAGTAGTAGGCACCGGGTACGTAGGGTTGGTCACTGGTACTTGTTTTGCTGAAACCGGTAACGATGTCACCTGTGTAGACATTGATGCCGCTAAGGTGAACAAGTTGTCCGGCGGACAAATCACTATTTACGAGCCCGGCCTGGAAAAATTATTTGAACGTAACCTCAAAGAAAATCGTCTGCAGTTCACTACTGACCTTGCAGCCGGTGTGAAAGACGCTGAAGTGATCTTTCTTGCACTCCCTACCCCTCCCGGTGAAGATGGCTCCGCAGACCTCTCATACATCCTGAAAGTAGCTGAGCAACTGGGTAACATCATTACAGACTACAAGGTTATTGTAGACAAAAGCACTGTACCAGTAGGCACTGCCGACAAAGTACAGGCCACTATTGCCCAAAACTGCAAATGTGAATTCGATGTGGTGTCCAACCCTGAGTTCCTACGCGAAGGAGTAGCTGTGGATGACTTCATGAAACCTGACCGCGTGGTAATAGGTACCCGTTCAGAAAGAGCCCGCAAAGTAATGGGCGAACTGTTCGGACCATTCGTTCGCCAGGGTAATCCTATCCTGTTCATGGATGAAAAATCAGCAGAACTGACTAAGTATGCTGCTAACTCTTTCCTCGCTACCAAAATCTCTTTCATGAACGAAATCGCCATCCTGTGCGAAAAACTGGGTGCCGATGTAGACATGGTACGCCGTGGTGTAGGTAGCGATGACCGTATCGGTAAGCGCTTCCTGTTCCCAGGTATTGGTTACGGTGGTAGCTGCTTCCCTAAGGACGTGCAGGCACTGGTGAAATCTTCTGAAGATGTAGGATATAACTTCAGTATCCTGAACGCAGTAATGGACGTGAATGAAAAGCAAAAGCTGTTCCTGCTGCCAAAGATCAATGCCTTCTTTAACAATGACCTGAAAGGTAAACACTTTGCACTGTGGGGGCTGGCCTTTAAGCCAAATACCGACGATATACGCGAAGCACCGGCTTTATATATCATAGATGCACTGGTGTCCGCAGGTGCTACTATTACAGTACACGACCCTGAAGCCATGGAGAATGTAAAAAGACTGCTGGGAGACAAAGTATCTTACGCCAGTCATCAGTACGATTGCCTGGACAATGCAGATGCATTGGTGATAGCAACCGAATGGAGCGTATTCAGAACGCCTGACTTCGAGAAAATCAAGTCAACACTGAATAACCCACTCATATTCGACGGTCGTAACCTGTTTGACGTGGCAAGGATGCAGGAACTAGGCTTTCATTATGAGAGCGTAGGCCGCGCAGCTGCTACTATTTAA
- a CDS encoding UDP-glucuronic acid decarboxylase family protein, with translation MEKKRILITGAAGFLGSHLCDRFIKEGYQVVGMDNLITGNIKNIEHLFPLPEFEYYHHDVSKFVHVSGKLDYILHFASPASPIDYLKMPIQTLKVSSLGTHNLLGLAKEKKARILVASTSEVYGDPLVHPQTEEYWGNVNPIGPRGVYDEAKRFMESITMAYHNFHGVETRIIRIFNTYGPRMRLNDGRALPAFMSQALTGQDLTVFGDGSQTRSFCYVDDLVEGIYRLLLSDYHLPVNIGNPAEITLKEFAEEIIALTGTKQKLVYQPLPKDDPKQRKPDITKAQEILGWSPKVDRKDGLRITYEYFKEALNK, from the coding sequence ATGGAGAAAAAAAGAATTCTGATCACTGGTGCTGCAGGTTTCCTGGGTTCACACCTCTGTGATCGTTTCATAAAAGAAGGTTACCAGGTAGTTGGAATGGATAACCTCATCACCGGCAATATCAAGAACATCGAACACCTGTTCCCGTTACCGGAATTTGAATACTACCATCATGATGTCAGCAAATTCGTGCACGTATCCGGCAAACTGGATTATATCCTGCATTTTGCCTCTCCTGCGAGCCCGATTGACTATCTGAAAATGCCGATCCAGACACTGAAAGTAAGCTCCCTCGGTACCCACAACCTGCTGGGTCTTGCCAAGGAGAAGAAAGCCAGGATCCTGGTAGCTTCCACTTCCGAAGTATATGGTGACCCGTTGGTACATCCACAGACAGAAGAATACTGGGGCAATGTGAATCCAATAGGTCCACGTGGAGTGTATGATGAGGCGAAACGCTTCATGGAATCCATTACCATGGCTTATCACAATTTTCACGGTGTAGAAACACGCATCATCCGCATCTTCAATACTTATGGTCCAAGAATGCGCCTCAATGACGGCCGTGCACTGCCTGCATTCATGAGCCAGGCATTGACAGGACAGGATCTGACCGTATTCGGAGATGGCTCTCAGACCCGGTCTTTCTGCTATGTAGACGACCTGGTAGAAGGCATTTACCGCCTGCTGCTGAGCGATTACCACTTACCGGTAAACATCGGAAATCCTGCAGAGATTACACTGAAAGAATTTGCGGAAGAAATCATAGCACTGACCGGTACCAAGCAAAAACTGGTGTACCAGCCATTGCCAAAAGATGATCCGAAGCAACGTAAACCAGACATTACAAAGGCACAGGAGATACTGGGC
- a CDS encoding 3-deoxy-D-manno-octulosonic acid transferase, whose product MLGNAIYNIGIKSYRAGVGLAAATGNAKAKLWIEGRRHWRERMKEQLKGTGPLIWVHAASLGEFEQGRPVLEAIRAQYPHCRILLTFYSPSGYEVRKNYQGADYVCYLPLDTPGNARDFLDIVCPTLVIFIKYEFWYHFLTALSQRQLPVLLISGIFRPNQLFFKPYGGMFRQLLRQFDWIFVQNQDSLDLIRQLGIERASLAGDTRFDRVSALLEETVSLPAIETFINGRKAVIAGSTWEADEQVLAEWWKTNAKPDRCLILAPHEIHEAHIKRVQLLFPGAVRYSQGGQGNVLIIDNIGLLSLLYRYARVTFIGGGFGKDGIHNILEPATYSKPVVFGPVFHKYPEAAALLAAGGGATIADVSALTTEMESLLEDDARCMQKGNAAGRFVADNKGATEKILAYIQEKRFFTNA is encoded by the coding sequence ATGCTGGGAAACGCCATATATAATATAGGAATAAAATCATACCGGGCCGGGGTTGGGCTGGCTGCTGCTACCGGCAATGCCAAAGCGAAACTGTGGATTGAAGGCCGCCGTCACTGGCGGGAACGGATGAAGGAACAGCTGAAAGGAACTGGTCCTCTCATTTGGGTGCATGCCGCCTCGCTGGGTGAATTTGAGCAGGGAAGACCTGTGTTGGAAGCGATCCGGGCACAATACCCCCATTGCCGTATCCTGCTCACCTTTTATTCCCCATCCGGGTACGAGGTGCGTAAGAATTACCAGGGAGCTGATTACGTATGCTACCTTCCGTTGGATACTCCAGGCAATGCCAGAGATTTCCTGGACATCGTATGTCCGACACTGGTGATCTTTATTAAATATGAGTTCTGGTATCATTTCCTGACAGCCTTGTCTCAAAGGCAGCTACCAGTATTGCTTATTTCCGGCATTTTCAGACCTAACCAGTTATTTTTCAAGCCTTATGGTGGTATGTTCAGACAGTTGCTCCGGCAGTTTGACTGGATTTTTGTACAAAACCAGGATTCGCTGGACCTGATCCGGCAGCTGGGCATTGAAAGAGCAAGCCTGGCTGGGGATACCCGTTTTGACAGGGTATCGGCGCTGTTGGAGGAAACTGTTTCTTTGCCGGCTATCGAAACTTTTATCAATGGCCGTAAGGCCGTGATAGCAGGTAGTACCTGGGAGGCCGATGAACAGGTGCTGGCTGAATGGTGGAAAACAAATGCGAAACCGGATCGCTGTTTGATACTGGCGCCGCATGAGATTCATGAAGCGCATATTAAACGGGTGCAGTTATTGTTTCCCGGCGCTGTCCGTTATTCACAGGGTGGTCAGGGCAATGTGCTGATTATTGATAATATTGGTTTGTTGTCCCTGTTATATCGTTATGCCCGCGTTACCTTTATCGGTGGGGGATTTGGAAAAGATGGCATTCACAATATCCTGGAGCCGGCTACTTACAGCAAGCCGGTAGTATTCGGGCCAGTATTCCATAAATACCCGGAAGCAGCTGCATTGCTGGCAGCTGGCGGTGGTGCAACCATTGCTGATGTCAGTGCATTAACTACAGAAATGGAATCCTTACTGGAAGACGATGCCCGCTGTATGCAAAAAGGTAATGCCGCCGGCCGTTTTGTGGCCGATAATAAGGGTGCGACCGAAAAAATTCTGGCTTATATTCAGGAGAAACGTTTTTTCACCAATGCATAG